From a single Porites lutea chromosome 10, jaPorLute2.1, whole genome shotgun sequence genomic region:
- the LOC140950333 gene encoding uncharacterized protein isoform X1: MFKVYSTCSQKRLYRIAVEKFSPGSVVATLVMFFGSSVSEPLKPFQDEIADSKLGQFAVGRHVYIYQPILPPTTPPSTVPQLDSSDTPANANEDVEWKKRSLLLHGIYLSVISLLVALNILLVVRRWRKPVPNVKGLAKVTR; the protein is encoded by the exons aTGTTTAAGGTTTACAGCACCTGTTCGCAAAAACGGCTCTACCGAATAGCAGTTGAAAAATTCAG CCCTGGTAGTGTTGTGGCAACGCTGGTCATGTTTTTCGGTAGTTCAGTCTCTGAGCCTCTGAAACCTTTCCAGGATGAAATTGCTGACTCCAAACTTGGCCAATTCGCCGTTGGTCGTCATGTGTATATTTACCAGCCGATCCTTCCTCCAACGACTCCCCCATCAACAG TACCGCAACTGGATTCATCGGACACACCAGCGAACGCAAACGAAG ATGTTGAATGGAAGAAACGAAGTTTACTTTTACATGGAATTTACTTAAGTGTCATTTCTTTGCTTGTGGCACTTAATATATTACTGGTCGTTCGGAGATGGAGAAAACCGGTACCCAATGTTAAAG gtctTGCTAAAGTAACGAGGTAG
- the LOC140950333 gene encoding uncharacterized protein isoform X2, whose protein sequence is MFKVYSTCSQKRLYRIAVEKFSPGSVVATLVMFFGSSVSEPLKPFQDEIADSKLGQFAVGRHVYIYQPILPPTTPPSTVPQLDSSDTPANANEELRAYGVGEGAIDFFAFKLVWSKAKS, encoded by the exons aTGTTTAAGGTTTACAGCACCTGTTCGCAAAAACGGCTCTACCGAATAGCAGTTGAAAAATTCAG CCCTGGTAGTGTTGTGGCAACGCTGGTCATGTTTTTCGGTAGTTCAGTCTCTGAGCCTCTGAAACCTTTCCAGGATGAAATTGCTGACTCCAAACTTGGCCAATTCGCCGTTGGTCGTCATGTGTATATTTACCAGCCGATCCTTCCTCCAACGACTCCCCCATCAACAG TACCGCAACTGGATTCATCGGACACACCAGCGAACGCAAACGAAG aGTTACGTGCTTATGGCGTTGGTGAGGGGGCAATTGACTTTTTTGCATTTAAACTTGTCTGGTCGAAAGCAAAGAGTTAA
- the LOC140949645 gene encoding uncharacterized protein, producing MLRIVILTLICIFICCAFAGDSYQESKPGNDKQKSKPQRKNVPIDDDVYDALLSVLSGARRFQDWPKTDDPSLRQRVYRKWKSGFYEIRDVHDPMAGKICQRIVDKASNCIVVKKSEVSKIVDCAYQETKGDGAVKLKIHTSYQYTGISRRIIQANLNSMKQNQKVRPLFQNKAPLRPIKAFKVQERHQVDLVSMASMPVTIDGETFKYIMSVIDIFSRFVFLRPLQTKESAEVAEHLLEIYNEHGPPEILQSDQGTEFKGVVKLVCESLNVRIIKSSAYSPQTQGKDERSHRTWKEKVKFDIVSGDDLNWVEYLSEYQKLYNESPHSSLGFLTPFEVYFGRPPNRLKNKLFLDEGMDFEVQDENEEAFPRVDEILREEDLCELENNRFLLRQKALNASNNAAQKMVKRELRRHPPSLYVIGETVLVRIPTSKKTVKGKKKSLKSTCEGRVVDMDHALHRYKIQYTDPVTLKGKKNWFKVNDITSLTKEEENKRQEKAREKSFGKKRKCPVGGSDKERKSSKATKCNGSNVTCPSLLDASIDQIISSEKLNGDTVNLYFDFLGEKLFCENENICLGSSYFYPSLRRQDNRGTYSKYIGKKSLWEYENLILPVHLADEMHWILVLISVVDLCIYIYDSAYCSQDTYKTVFGTIKTKFIRQELQHLKSEDRALFQEETGMKKYLIVQNKKTKRTVVCLLAFSLNI from the exons ATGTTGCGGATAGTTATATTGACGCTTATATGTATATTCATTTGCTGTGCCTTTGCTGGAGACAGTTACCAGGAATCTAAACCTGGTAATGACAAACAGAAAAGCAAG CCTcaacgaaaaaatgtcccaatAGACGATGACGTATACGATGCTTTGCTGTCGGTCTTAAGTGGAGCTAGAAGGTTCCAGGATTGGCCTAAAACTGATGATCCAAGTTTGAGACAACGGGTTTACAGAAAATGGAAAAGTGGTTTTTACGAAATTAGAGACGTACATGATCCCATGGCAGGGAAAATTTGCCAACGAATTGTAGACAAGGCCTCAAATTGTATTGTGGTAAAAAAATCGGAGGTGTCAAAAATCGTAGATTGTGCTTATCAAGAAACGAAAGGTGATGGTGCTGTAAAGCTTAAGATCCATACATCTTACCAATATACCGGAATATCTCGACGAATAATTCAAGCAAACCTGAATTCCATGAAACAGAATCAGAAGGTCCGCCCTCTTTTCCAGAATAAAGCTCCTCTGAGACCAATTAAGGCCTTCAAAGTGCAGGAGAGGCATCAAGTAGATCTAGTGAGCATGGCCAGCATGCCAGTAACGATAGATGGTGAAACATTCAAGTACATTATGTCAGTGATAGACATTTTTAGTCGGTTTGTGTTTTTACGTCCTCTTCAAACTAAGGAGTCCGCTGAAGTGGCTGAACATCTTTTAGAAATTTACAATGAGCACGGTCCCCCTGAAATTCTCCAGAGTGACCAAGGAACAGAGTTCAAGGGTGTAGTTAAGTTGGTTTGTGAATCTCTCAACGTTCGTATTATCAAAAGCTCAGCTTACAGTCCGCAAACCCAAGGAAAAGATGAACGTTCCCATAGAACgtggaaagagaaagttaaGTTTGACATAGTAAGTGGCGATGACTTAAACTGGGTAGAATATCTATCTGAATATCAGAAGTTGTATAATGAATCTCCACACAGCTCACTGGGATTTCTTACACCATTTGAAGTGTACTTTGGCCGGCCCCCAAACAGACTTAAAAACAAACTGTTTCTTGATGAAGGAATGGATTTTGAAGTTCAAGACGAAAATGAGGAAGCATTTCCACGGGTAGACGAAATTCTCAGAGAGGAAGACCTGTGTGAATTAGAAAACAATAGATTTTTGTTGAGACAGAAGGCTTTAAACGCTTCTAACAATGCTGCGCAAAAAATGGTCAAGAGGGAGTTAAGGCGACATCCTCCTTCACTGTATGTCATAGGAGAGACTGTTTTAGTTAGAATTCCCACTTCCAAAAAAACCGtcaaagggaaaaagaaatctTTGAAGTCTACCTGCGAGGGGCGTGTCGTGGACATGGACCATGCACTGCACAGGTACAAAATTCAGTACACAGATCCAGTCaccttaaaaggaaaaaaaaattggttcaaaGTTAACGACATTACGTCCCTTACAAAGGAGGAAGAAAATAAGAGACAAGAAAAAGCTAGAGAAAAGAGCTTTGGCAAAAAGCGAAAATGCCCTGTCGGAGGGTCtgataaagaaagaaaatcttccAAAGCGACGAAGTGTAATGGTTCTAATGTAACCTGTCCAAGTCTGTTGGATGCTAGTATAGATCAAATAATTTCCTCCGAAAAATTGAATGGGGATACGGTAAACTTATACTTTGACTTCTTAGGAGAGAAGCTGTTCTGCGAGAACGAAAATATTTGCCTGGGAAGCTCCTATTTTTATCCTTCTTTGCGGCGACAAGATAACAGAGGAACGTATAGCAAATATATCGGAAAAAAGTCACTTTGGGAGTACGAAAACTTGATATTACCAGTTCATTTAGCCGATGAAATGCACTGGATTCTTGTTTTAATCAGTGTCGTTGATTTGTGCATTTACATATACGACTCCGCTTACTGTTCTCAAGACACCTACAAAACTGTTTTCGGGACCATAAAAACTAAGTTTATCAGGCAGGAGCTTCAACACTTAAAGTCAGAAGATAGGGCACTCTTCCAGGAAGAAACTGGGATGAAGAAATACCTAAttgtccaaaacaaaaaaaccaagAGGACTGTGGTGTGTTTACTTGCCTTTTCGCTAAACATCTGA